A window of the Brassica napus cultivar Da-Ae chromosome A2, Da-Ae, whole genome shotgun sequence genome harbors these coding sequences:
- the LOC106419457 gene encoding late embryogenesis abundant protein 49-like, with amino-acid sequence MTASKDGADFTNISVEEHFRVSQSNHGGQFVGPTEEISTAANALIGRSARLTEALKAASINVGHKPVETRDLAAIKEVEARATGESGGSITAVANEAVARNKKIGKEDENKIHLRDIIAEIDVKITRDRSVTSEDAEAVVQAELTHPPYNHVIPGGVAESVTAAYRLNRSPSL; translated from the exons ATGACTGCATCAAAGGATGGTGCTGATTTCACCAACATCTCTGTAGAGGAGCACTTTAGGGTCTCTCAATCAAATCACGGTGGACAG TTTGTAGGTCCCACGGAAGAAATTTCCACGGCGGCTAATGCCCTTATCGGGAGGTCGGCGAGATTGACGGAGGCTCTCAAAGCAGCATCCATTAACGTCGGCCACAAGCCTGTGGAAACCAGAGACTTAGCTGCCATAAAAGAGGTGGAAGCTAGAGCTACCGGAGAGAGCGGCGGTAGTATAACAGCCGTGGCAAATGAGGCGGTTGCTCGTAACAAAAAGATAGGTAAAGAAGATGAGAATAAGATTCATCTGCGCGATATTATCGCGGAGATTGATGTGAAGATAACAAGAGATAGATCAGTAACAAGTGAAGACGCGGAAGCAGTGGTTCAGGCTGAGCTCACTCATCCTCCCTATAACCATGTTATTCCTGGAGGCGTCGCTGAGTCTGTCACTGCAGCTTATAGATTAAATCGCAGTCCCTCTCTATGA
- the LOC106419448 gene encoding arabinogalactan protein 22, which produces MASLKFPLEILAVFVIISVILLPIAHAQSPSPAPAPTSDGTSIDQGVAYVLMMVALALTYFIH; this is translated from the exons atggCGTCCCTGAAATTTCCTTTGGAGATTCTCGCCGTCTTCGTCATCATCTCCGTGATTCTCTTGCCGATTGCTCATGCACAATCACCTTCGCCAGCTCCAGCACCCACTAGCGATG GAACATCGATAGATCAGGGGGTAGCGTATGTTCTAATGATGGTGGCTTTGGCGTTGACTTATTTCATTCATTGA